The Lolium rigidum isolate FL_2022 chromosome 2, APGP_CSIRO_Lrig_0.1, whole genome shotgun sequence genomic interval CATTACAGGTGAAAGCGACCTAAGGAGCCTTGCATCCGTGGAAGAAATCTGCCATCCATCCTTAAACATTTTTTCTTTCTGCTGCTGGAGGGATTGATAACTCTGTGGATGTGCATGTGTTGATTCCCCTCCGTCAGTTGATGTTGATGTTGAGGTAGTGTCAATCCGCAGCACATACCGctcttttttctcttttattaCACTCTCTGGCCATAATATTGCACGGAGCTTCTCGCAGCCCAGCAGGATGATCCGCTTGGGGAGTGTGGATTCTACTCCTCCAAGGTCGAGAGTTTTTACCTTTGTGCCTGAAAGATCCAGCTCCTCGAGAGTGTCCAACGATCCTTTCAAGAACAGGTTCTCCAATTCTTTGCAGTCCCTGAAAGAGATAATTTTTAAACCCTCACATCCGTCAATAATGACATTGTTAAGGCTGCTGTTGCTTGTTGGCCCTGATAGGCTTGCCATGTTTTGTCTGACAGTATTTCCAGAAAAATCAAGAAGCTCTATGCATTCCATCTCTGAGAACACATCATTGTTGAAGAAGCAGGTGGACTTTGTTACACGGAGCTTGCGAATGTTACGCAGCCTTCCCCGTAGATGGCTCATGTCCCAGTTCTTGGCTCCAATCACGTTTAACTCCCTGAGCTGGGTCATGAGATCTATCACCTCTGTGGACAAGATCTGATCCCAATCTGTGTAGCGAACATCAAGCACCCACAAGCTTGTGAAGCATTCCCATGACTCTATGGGGCTcttgtccagctccttctcttgtttgtctGCATCTGGCTGGCAACTCCTTGTTCGGAGGTCTTGACAGTACTCAAGACACAGGAATCTCAGGCTGTGGCAACAGAGGAAAGGAGGTGATGAGAAACTGAAGGCACACCTTGAGATTTTGAGCACGCCGAGCATGTGCGAGTGTTGAAACATGTTATCAAAAATAGCACCGGAGGGGCTCAGTACAAATCCACAAGTTGTTGTTGACATCCAGTATGGCACGACCTCGGCAGAGCTTGCCAGCTGAGCGCTGAAAGTCATTAGTCTTGATTCATCATTGTTAAGCCGACCGTCCATGTCCAACAACAACTGCACCTCCTGCTGCAGAGCATTGCCAACTTTCCATGCTTGATCAATGCCTTCAAGTGTAATGATGCCATCACATATCCAGTAGTTACTGGCGTGGATATCCCAGTTGTAGTCAATGATGTGAGAGCCAATCCAGGATTGTTTCAGCATATATGAAACACACTTAGCAGCAATTGCTGAATTGATGATGGCATGTCCATGCTTATTCCATGAAATTTGTGCAGCTTCATGGCGCACTAGATAAGACCAAAGCTCCTGCGGATCTCGCCTATCTCTTGAAGCTGAAAGAAGAACATTTGTTGTTGTGCTCTTCTTCACATTGTCTATCACCTTGGGGTCAAGCCGAAACCTTCCTCTGAAAGTCCACAACATCTTGCTATTGGCATATTCATATAGAGAAAGACCAGAATTGAATATATCGATCTCCTGATTGCCTCCATTGTGTAGGATCACCAGGAATCTGAGATTCTGCATGGTTTGATAGATCTCAGTGGAAATTTGTGCTATCTCAGCCCGGGAACCCTGGTCTAACCCATTGAAATCATCCTCCTCGTCTTGTTTGTCAAATATCTCCATCACTGAATCGGTAAGCTTCAGCTGCTCTGCAATTTTCCTCTGCATAGCTCTTCTGCTCTCCCACTTTGAGCAATCGATGTGGATGATTTTATGAAACTCGAGCCCTGCAGGCCTCATCGAGAGGTCACCTGATACTGCAAGGCGTTTGGCTACGGCTTGCAGGACCGTAGATGCCCCAAGCCCGTTCCAGCCATCAAAATATATGGTGTTCTCTCTGTTGCTGCTTCTTCTAGTGTCCGCCCCAAGCTCACTGAGAATCCTTTCAATGGCAGCATCAATGGTGTCCGCCTTGATAACCTGCATGTGTGTGCAGCGGTGAGGAGAAACTTGGTTCATAGTTCAAACAATGTAATTAATAATAATTAATAAACACATAATAAGTGAGACAAATTGTATTGGACTATTCGCAATACTCAGATGCATGCCTAATCGGCTTTTTAGGACCTGCTGAATGGGCATGCCTAATAATGTAGACATGATCCAAACTAATTAGTGAACGTGTTGAATGCTGACAATAAACTCTATCCCAAAATCTACCACAATTAAATACTTTGCAAAGTAAGCTAAGATGGAAGTAAATATATATAACATGATGAATGGAATAAATGGTGAATTTTATGTGTAAAAATACCTCTGTACGCATAATGAATTGGTTGGATCCGTCGATCTACAGTATCTATATTAATTCCATTTGGGGCTTAAGATCCGATCAGCTCTTCAACAATTTTCTGACTTCCTGTAGATACTGATACACAATCAGCAAGAGGCAAGAGCGACAAATAAAGCTACCTTACATAAATTTGAAGCAGACAGACATATTGAACGCATGTAAGGTGAGCTAGTTTCATACATTGGTTAAGTTGAACAACTGGGCTATGTAGAGAGTATCTCGCTCGAGGGACACCAAATAGATTGTTCAGGTGCCACTACCAGATGGACGGATTGGAGAGCAAAAAGGGTCAAGTAACATGCTGCGCCGAAATATTTGGGTCCTTCCTGTGTGTGTGCACAAATGCCTTAAAGAATAAAAGAAACTGGTAATATTCTTTCCTTTTGCTTTGATTTCCCTCTTTCATCTTTTTGATTTCACTAAATACAGAAATCAATTCTTTGCTTGTGGCTGGCTAGCTGCAGGGTATAAAGATAAAGATAAAAGGTTGCAAGGCTGTCTGTTGTTCACTGACCAATCTTCTTGCTAATTGAAAGAGTTGTGTGCATTTCAAGCCACCCGAATTGGTTTGCTTTGCCAAACTCTGAAGTAAGGCATCCAGATTTGATTTTCTGACAGTAAGGTGGACACTATTGGGCAAAATGTACTCCTACTAGTTATGTTGCAGAATGTGGCTGATTTCTCTAATCCTATTTATAGTTTGGAGAAATGTGCTACATGGAATCTTCTATAAGACCTACTATAGGGTTTCTTGCTCTCTAATGCAATCTGAGGTTGACTTGCTCGGCGTACCTATATAAACCAGAAAATACTTACACAATGCTAAAAACATTACGCAGACTACTTGCAACAACAAAAAAGAACCCCATGTGCTCGCTGAGCCTGTTATGAATCGTGATCCGCACAATTTATCCTTGTTCCAAAGCGTCCAAGCAAATTTAGTAATTTAGTACGCACAGAAATACTCATTTTAGCCTCACCAAAAGAGAACTTGCTAGTATCAGCCACACCCGAAAATGTTCTAAGGTTACCAGGTATAGTCAAACAGACGGCTTACGATGTGTGAATACTAGCTTTCTTAGAGGCTGCCAAGGTGGGGCACGATAAGACCAATAGGCCTGATGCAGAAACCGAGTGTGAGAACTATCATTATGTAGAAATGAGGCGCACTTTTGCTAAATGTTTTACGTTGCCAGTTGTTAAAACAAGCAAAACAAATCGTACATGCATAACATTGAATCTTTAAAAATATTATAATTTCCAAGGCACGGTCTGAACATTTCTAAACACGACACACTTTTGCTTGCGCCTTCAATTATATTTGTCAGATATGGTTTGTCAGAAATACTACATGATCAATGTTGAACATATGCATTTTTTCCGTACATGGATGGTTCTGCAGCGCCGAGGACACTCTGCAGTTAGGTCTAGCAAGCAAGGGACACAGACGTATGCTTCTGCTAAGTTGTGAGCTCAAATGTGATGGGTTGTACTGCTGTGAACCTTTAGTGACCAGCACCGGTGATAAATCTGAGCATCAGAAAAAGACAAGACAAGACAACCAATCCACACCACAGGCGAGCTTGAAGAATGAGGGCAAATTGAATTTCTGGTTCCTAGTAGTACTATCTATCACATCACCAAAAACTAAATGATGAACTGGGGCGCATGCAAATAACTTAAATGCTGGAAACATAGAAGTTTTAGCAGTGAGCAAGCATAAGCAGGTGCACCGATACAGGGAGAGGCTTCTACGGCATCGAGACGCTGCGACGCCGGAGGAGATGCTGAGGGGCATCAGATACATGTATATTTTAACAAAGTTCAAACATCATTTTATGGATAGAGGTAGTATTATTTGAGAAACTTCCAGAAAAAAATTGAGCATTGGAGGTCTCTACTGCACACTTCATTTTGTCCTTTTGGGTCGCCATGGGTGTCACGGGTAAAGCCACCTGGAGAGACGAGACACTCGACTGATTATTACTTTTAAGAATATGAGCGAGCTCTGTCTTCAAATTCATTAAGACGAGTTTGACAATCATTAGAAGAAACGTGAAATAGATCATAGGCGATCTGGTACTGCTCCGCCAACTGATCCATTGATGTTTTACAACATGGTATCTCTGTCCAAAATGGTACGCGGCAAACATGGCAAAACTTTTAAAATCCCAACATAACTGCATTTGGAATAAGACGGTTCTAGCTAATtatggaagaagaaaaaaacatggAGATTTCAATTTCTTGCATTGTTTGGAATCTCAAAACCGAAGGAAAAGAATCACCACATCCAACAACGCCAGAAAATACAGTTCAGCTACGTCACTAAACACAACAAAAAGGTGATGTTTCGTCCAGGATGGCTTATTTATTccaaccatttgttgagcatctTGGTTAAGTTTGCGTATATATATAGAAAATTGGCAACTCCTATACTAAGATTTTCTCAGTGGCACAAAACCCACAAAAATGAGCTCAAGACAGTGTTTGTAAACCGAACCTACTTTGCATCGCAAATCCGGGGAGAAACAGAAGGGAAAACGAACAAATGAGATTTCAGTCCAAAAATCAGGTCATCCTGTGTTGGGTCTGTGCTCTTGGTTCAGGCCTCTTCTGGATCCCACAAGACCATGCTGAGGTTATGTAAAAACGAGACAGCACCATTCTGTGCATTATTCGTGAACTTGACAAGAATAGTTTTCATCCTCCTAACTTTACAGCAACATTGTCGTTGGGTTCTCGATGTAGCCCTTGAACGCTTTCAGGAATTCCGCACCAATTGCACCTACAAGACAGAATATTTTGTCAACAAATGTTAATTTGTCACCCTGCTCATTAAGCGAgtcaacattcattcattcagccATACCATCAATAACCCTGTGATCACAGCTCATTGTTACTGACATGTAGGAACCAAACTCATACTGACCATCCGCACTGCCAGGTATCACCCTCTTCTCAGCTGCTCACAAGAAAAATATATCAGGTAAACAATTAACCTCTACAGGGGTAGCACGGGCTGAATATATCTAATAGCAGAAGGAGGATCTAATTATACTACAAAGTAGGATACAGAAACAAAAGGATATATCTAATAGCATAAGGAGGACCTAATTATACTACAAAGTAGGATACAGAAACAAAAGGCACAAGACCTTAAAACTATATGCAAAAGTCATGCCGACAAAACTAAGGGTTACTCAAAAGTAAACATTGGACACAATGCAGAATGCCGAAGTAAAGATCATGCAATAAGGGTTGAAGCACTGGATTTCCCATAGAAGATTTCAATACCAGATCGGGCCATCGTGGTGACTCAAAAATAAGTTTGGCAAACCAATTTCGTGATAAATGCAGAACTACTGTTATACTTTTACACAGTGTGAACTAACAACTTATTAGCGATACATGGTGAAAACGTAACAAGAGTTCTTACCAGAACCAATGGCCAAGATTGCTGACTGGGGAGGATTTATGATAGCACAGAATTGTTTAATTCCAAAAGGACCTCCCAAGTTTGATACTGTGAACGTGCCACCCTGAAACATTAAATAAAAATCGTCAAGGACTGGACAACTGATGTTGATTTCATGCTTATCATCCACCATGCAATCCATACCTCATAATCTTGTGGTTTTAAGCTGTTATTCCTTGCTCTTTGAGCCAACTGCTTCACCTCCTCACCGATTGTACCAAGTCCCTTCTTGTCTGCATCCTGCAATTCAATATGAACAAGTTAGATTATGGGAAAAGTTCCACGAACTGAATTTGTTTAAACTATAACTTACCCTAACTACTGGAACAAACAATCCATGCTCAGTTTGTACAGCGACATTTATGTTCACATTGTTGTATCTGCATGAGAAATACATTTGTCATATCACATTTCTTGCCAATATAATTGAAGTGTTAGGTATAAGTGCTCCTGGAAACTTACTGGCGGATAAAATCATTCATCCAAGAACTGTTACACTGGGGGACCTTTCGAAGAGCCAAAGCTGCAGCCTGCACAAAACATGAAGGTAAATTTTAAAACTGCAGATCACATACTCAAGAACCAAATGTGATCTGAGAAACAATGCGCCTGTGATAACCACCATAAAGGCACAAAAAGGGATGAACAACAATTACCTTTATAACAAGGTCATTAATAGATATCTTCTTTCCACCAGAAGCTTCTTGCTGAGGGTTCAATTCTCCTCGCAGCCTGTATCAGAACAAAATGAGGAAttcttttttggaaaaaaaaaagttaCGTAGGTGCAGCAGTACTAAATTAATGGTGATCCATACTTTATAAGATTATCGACGCGTGTGTCAACTGTCAAGTAGTAATGCGGGATGGTCTGTTTCGAGGCTAAGAGGCGGTTCGCAGTAACCTGAAAAGAACAGGCCTTAAGAAACACTGCAAGGCAGATAACATCAACCAAACAGAGTCTTGAAAGCATCCTGCGATGTAGAAACATACCTTTCTTATCTGCGCATTTGGAATATCAGTGTAATCTAATCCTGAAGCGGCAAAAGTCTCGCTCTTGCCACCCTTGGTCGCAGAAGCTTTGTTAAGCAAAAATAATCATTAGACACTGGTTGGATTACACTAAATTCACACAATAGAAGATTAGCAGAAGCCAAATCATGCATAACATAATAAGCTACATGGCATGATTTTGTTTTACTTGGTTCTTCTAATGCAAGGTTTAACTAAAATTTCATCTAAACCTTTTTCTCCTTTAAAAGATTTCCCACTCAACTACTTACATTTGTAAAATTCAGATTCAGATGGTTAGCAGATCGTGGAAAACGTGTAACCATGCACCATAGCCACTCTTTATGCGTAGTCTTTTGGAGAACAACCCAGCTCTAAGGATTTCTATTTTCTAAGCAAGCATGAAATGAAATGCACTGGGCATGTTGCAACTACATTATCAAAGACTGGAATGCATGTGATGTGATTGCAAATATCATCATAGTCTGGGAGTGTCAGAAAGGAGAAGATTGTCTTCTGCATAACTAGAATAATCTAATGTTGCATGTAAATAGAAACATAAGAGCTCAGAACATATGCATGTCAGTTAAATGTGTCAAGTGAGTAGTGACTCTCACAAGCGCTCTACAAACTCACAACTACCAAGAAAACACCACTAAAGAGCAAGTAAACAACCAATGGCACAGATAAGCAATCAGAAAACATCCAAATCAACATTGACATAAAGATTTGCACGTGCATAGCCAACATACCCAAGTAATCTTCAATGTCTGCCTTCAGAATACGACCATCAGGACCAGTGCCTTTTACACTTGATAGTGGGACCTGTTTGAGAACATGTTCATGCATTCATTTGACTGCACTGTGTGACTGCCTACAGCAAGtatctagactaactcaagtaaaGACTTACATTGTTATCTTCTGCTAATTTTCTTGCAAGGGGGCTGGAGAATATTCTATCGCCAGATCGAGAAGCTTCTTCGGTCTTTGGGGCCTTCGGCTCAGGAGCCTTGGCAGGCACTTTCTCCTCTGCCTTTGGCTCCGCAGGTTCAGATTTAGCCTTTGATTCAGAAGGAGCTACAGGTGCATCAGAAGACGATGGTTTATAATCTTTAAACTTCTCGATGTCACCCTCTTCTTCGACGGTCACACAGATGATCTACAGGAGCAGCATAGGCCATAAAACCAAGATTTATGTCAGTAAAACATACAAGCATCAGGATAACAATATGAATTAATATGTAAAAAAATTATAGATTCTTTGGACAGTAAAATACTTACCTCGCCAACTTTAATCTCCTTGGCACCATCACCCTGAACAATCTTAGCAAGATAGCCCTCTTCCATGCACTCCATCTCTACCGTGGCTTTATCCTAATCAGAAGAAATGCATCCAGATGTTATTTACCTTCTGCTGCAGTTGTGAGAAAATACTTAGTAAAAATATCAAAGCTAACATTACAGATGAAACCTTACCGTTTCAACCTCGCACAGAACTTCACCAGGTGAGACTTGGTCCCCTTCCTTCTTCACCCACTTGGCAATGTTTCCCTGCAGACAATATAAGTATCAGGTTGTATATGTGAGATTTTAAAGAATAGAGACAGACTGCAGTTCTCCAATTATTCTATTCATACTAATAACTTTGGGTAACAAGTACCTCAGTCATCGTAGGAGAAAGTGATGGCATCCCAATTTCCTGATGTGGTGGTAGGTCTGTAATAAGTGCAGTGCGTCAAGACATCTAACATGGTACCTTGTTTGTGCTATACTCACGGGAGTGCTCAGAGAATTTTAAAACAGGAACCAAAACGATGGTTGAGATATAGGGGCCAGATTTCAAGATACTAAAACTTCTGTAGCAAAAGAATGCCTGAATATGGAACAAAAAAAAATACCCTGGCAGTTTACATATATGTGGACAAAAATCCTAGTATGTTGCAATGCTTAAATATGAATGGAGGGAACCATCCTTGCACAATAGTTACCCAAAAAGAACCAAGCTGTTTTACAAGATTTGCAAGTTCTGGTTGTCAAATGAAGTCCTTCTATTCAAGGGTATATACAAACATTCAACCGCGGGAGTACCTGCACTACTTGAGAAAGACCTTGCTGAGGCTACCCGCACactgaaaaaaaaaaaagacaaagaaGAGATTAACCACCTTCAGATCATTATTCTCGTAACTGCCATCGAACATTTCGCTAGGAACGACTGAAAAGTGGCAAGGAATAGTTCAAGGGACCTTCGCGGGATGCAATGGGTCTTTCATGGTTTATATTAGTCATTGGCGAGGGATTTAATTAGCAAATATTCCTAGTTCCTTTCATGCATTACCACACAGAAACATAAGGTAGCACCGTCATAAGTCATAACAGAAAAAATCACAATATACCATGACAGTGGACCATTGAGGCCAGTAACACCACTTGAGATACGGTTGGTGAGTGTTCCTCTGAAAGCGGAGCTTCCATTTACTCCTCCTACTGACACCTGAAAAGGCAAAACAAGAAATTAGAAAATCCTGACAAGACATCAATGAAGGAGCACATTTTACAAGGACGCAACCTTGCAGGTCTCAAGGTTTTTCCCAGATTGCTTGTACTGAGAAAATCCGGCGCCTCCAATTCTTCTCTCAACACCTGAAGAAGAAGCACTGAATTATATACTTCTCTCTATGTACGTAAAGTCCAAAAGAAATAAAAGTGGCTCCTTCCTGCACTCGATCAGTAGGGGCACGTCTAAACTAGATAGGTGATAAATCACATCTTGACATAGAAATAACAGGGTCAACTCAGTAAGCTGAAACATGTTTGGTAGGAGTAGAAGAAGAGTGAGGAGGGTGAGATGACTAGAAACAAATAGCACACTTAATTAATCTACTTTGGCATCTTCTGTTTGTAAGCGTATCAATAAACTATTGAACTATGTGTCTATGTCTAGACACATGTACATTGTCAATTACCGTCTGTTATACCCCCAAGATGACTTGAGAAAAAAGAAGCACAGATGGTCTTCTACACAACATAATTACACAGCAACTGTAAGCCCTCAGACAGGGCATCTCCAACTTAATTCTAAAAAAATGGATAACAGACGCACTTTAATCACCTCGAGAAATATTCATGAAAATAAAACGGCAAAGGAGACAAGCGTACCATTTTCCTTCACGGCGAAGGATCCGGAACCAGTAGAGAAGTAGCGCGCCAGGCCGGAGCGCTCACAGTCTATAGCGTTCCGCAAGCTCCGCAGCTGCAGAAGCAAGAGCAGATGGCAGAGGCATGGTGAGCCGGCCGATGAGGTAACACCGTAACTCAATGTAGCAAGTGGCAAGATATAATCAGATGCAAAGGGATTGTATCCCCGTAATTAGAAGTAGGTACTGGCTAACATGCGACAGGTGCATTGACCAATTCAGGCGTGCGCGGTGAGTCAGACAATGAGGTAACACCATAACTCAATGTAGCAAGTATAGCGACAGATAATCAGATGCAAAGGGATGTATCCCCGTAATTAGAAGCAGGCACTAGTTAAAACGTGACAGGGGCGTCTGACCCTACGGCTGGAAATGAGCTGCCCGATCTACGCTTGCGTAATCGCGCGAACCAGCCAACCCACGGAGCAGAAACGAAACTCTCGCCTCTCGCCCCAATTCGCCAGGCCCTCCCTCCCATGGCGCGGGGTGCCCGAGCCGAAGTCGCGGCGTCGATCTCCCTTCCGATCGGAGCTGCGCCTACGTATAGCTACTACTGCCGCCCGCTGGCGTGGAGAGCCAGCGAAATCGCGCCACATTGCGGCACCGCAATTACGTAACGGGGATCGAGGGCGTGGATCGGATCGGAGAGGGGAGCGGAGCGGAGGAGGGCACGGACCTTGCGGGAGTGGCGGAGGAGGTGCGCGGCGGACATGGCGGGCGGACGGGATCGGCGGCGGgtggtggcgcggcctagggtttggccgttGGCGGAGGGTGGAGgaggatggagatggagatgggtgTGGGTCGCTGTTCTGTTATGTACGGCGATGCGGTCCACGTCAGCTAGGGTCGCCCAAGGTAGGAGGGTTGGCTTTGGCTTCGGCTTTGCCCCTTGGAAATTGGAAATGCTACCGACGACTTCTCCAAAACATATTCAAAATTTTCTTTGGGATCAAAAAATATTATTCAAACTCAAGAATGCTACCTAACCAGACCATGTGGACAACAAAACTCTCTCTCTTTCTTCCAGGAATATAAACTCGCTTACAAAAACAAAGCAGAAAATGAGTTTAGTTTAATGGTTTGAGTATGTTTCTACATTATATCTCAGATACTTCAAACCAAGTTTGGCGAGAGAAAAATGCAAGCGAACTACCAGTGGCGGGGCGCAGTTTTTCGCAGCGTATGTAGCTGAAATTG includes:
- the LOC124689442 gene encoding uncharacterized protein LOC124689442, producing MRTEVIKADTIDAAIERILSELGADTRRSSNRENTIYFDGWNGLGASTVLQAVAKRLAVSGDLSMRPAGLEFHKIIHIDCSKWESRRAMQRKIAEQLKLTDSVMEIFDKQDEEDDFNGLDQGSRAEIAQISTEIYQTMQNLRFLVILHNGGNQEIDIFNSGLSLYEYANSKMLWTFRGRFRLDPKVIDNVKKSTTTNVLLSASRDRRDPQELWSYLVRHEAAQISWNKHGHAIINSAIAAKCVSYMLKQSWIGSHIIDYNWDIHASNYWICDGIITLEGIDQAWKVGNALQQEVQLLLDMDGRLNNDESRLMTFSAQLASSAEVVPYWMSTTTCGFVLSPSGAIFDNMFQHSHMLGVLKISRCAFSFSSPPFLCCHSLRFLCLEYCQDLRTRSCQPDADKQEKELDKSPIESWECFTSLWVLDVRYTDWDQILSTEVIDLMTQLRELNVIGAKNWDMSHLRGRLRNIRKLRVTKSTCFFNNDVFSEMECIELLDFSGNTVRQNMASLSGPTSNSSLNNVIIDGCEGLKIISFRDCKELENLFLKGSLDTLEELDLSGTKVKTLDLGGVESTLPKRIILLGCEKLRAILWPESVIKEKKERYVLRIDTTSTSTSTDGGESTHAHPQSYQSLQQQKEKMFKDGWQISSTDARLLRSLSPVMRYFVNKNLHIDIYSPAILGGSNVQGTSSDKLVQVQPHTSTIMDCEYRDVAKDGPVEMMMMSECPTIYLAYKVSCILRVIMHGKGNKLLVEDAPSASTSALLFPDFTYKWATSLHVYDNSSITSIPAPPKGSGWHSLRWCRIERCPKLHTVFTIPMGSDVDSFSCMRTFWASQLLSPCYIWDRPLNTTTPFLSFMHLDHCPRLVHVLPLCRRNIMRYPRYSRDSVMDRLEILEIVYCSDLKEVFPWDLELHAQDDTAIVFQSLRFIHLHELPTLQRICGRRMCTPNLKTIKIRGCWSLRRLPTFGPFGRYTKPPKVDCEKEWWDNLEWDGLQEHHHPSLYEPSHSLYYKAQLPRESLLR
- the LOC124691507 gene encoding dihydrolipoyllysine-residue acetyltransferase component 3 of pyruvate dehydrogenase complex, mitochondrial-like, which gives rise to MSAAHLLRHSRKLRSLRNAIDCERSGLARYFSTGSGSFAVKENGVERRIGGAGFSQYKQSGKNLETCKVSVGGVNGSSAFRGTLTNRISSGVTGLNGPLSCVRVASARSFSSSADLPPHQEIGMPSLSPTMTEGNIAKWVKKEGDQVSPGEVLCEVETDKATVEMECMEEGYLAKIVQGDGAKEIKVGEIICVTVEEEGDIEKFKDYKPSSSDAPVAPSESKAKSEPAEPKAEEKVPAKAPEPKAPKTEEASRSGDRIFSSPLARKLAEDNNVPLSSVKGTGPDGRILKADIEDYLASATKGGKSETFAASGLDYTDIPNAQIRKVTANRLLASKQTIPHYYLTVDTRVDNLIKLRGELNPQQEASGGKKISINDLVIKAAALALRKVPQCNSSWMNDFIRQYNNVNINVAVQTEHGLFVPVVRDADKKGLGTIGEEVKQLAQRARNNSLKPQDYEGGTFTVSNLGGPFGIKQFCAIINPPQSAILAIGSAEKRVIPGSADGQYEFGSYMSVTMSCDHRVIDGAIGAEFLKAFKGYIENPTTMLL